From a single Natronorubrum tibetense GA33 genomic region:
- a CDS encoding DUF1156 domain-containing protein has product MSEQEQSKRSEGRSELPIESGFPIERVNEIAEKEGRAKQWYRPIYTMHKWWARRPGCLFRAITLYSLLDDETTIDDVDVYEPGENQTLGSNGLSNDDLVDAIREVSMDDPESLWDFYPKDVRIKDKKILDPFMGGGTSLVEASRFGVDSVGVDLNPVAWFVTKKQLEAGQTDVEELEEAFEQVKEDVADEITQYYRTPCPNCDGEHDADVMYNFWVKELDCVSCGHTVPLFKDYRVAAGRFENDDKHNVLCPGCGAVTLVDDWQEESECDKCDHEFVPKEGNVSRGGYYNCPECGQKESITDGIAEQGGYDLRLYAVEYYCKECDQQELEKSSYKGYKKAEAADKQLFEEAKREWETRTDLHEYVPDEEIAKGAITAASSVSGNDVFQHNLKDWTDMFNSRQLLSLSKLLNRIDDEKSRDIREYLLLTFTESLNYNTLMTSYNPGKNLIANIFNTNSFDAPQRPIENNLWGTKHGSGSFAAMWDMTIRGVEYANSPTERHIDNGENNETPAFAQPIGLNSEVYQDDMRNITAEDEYDAVITDPPYYDNIIYSEVADYFYVWQKILLKDEYPGFDEDKTPRAESIVTNPYLDKTAEDFEHEMGEALAVIRQALKDDGILAFTYHHSDEESWGELLESLCENDFEITATYPINSDLNKFIGGEAVSFDIVIVARPVEDHRPISWNSLRRRIVRTAAETRETLEESRDLAAGDIGVIEMGKCFQEYSKHHGEVHRGSDIMTAKEVVQKIYGIIQDNTRGEQAVYLDLLEAYNPSYDDLNKHLKHSDAAEETMKEMHLFRTEGNDFVLCDWADEKRQAYVQSKVQEDNGDLTALDKAHFLRYRFEQDKSTSEYLEQWDTDELQDVCEGLAEATGDDTYLKMLGVDTSLLEFAED; this is encoded by the coding sequence ATGTCTGAACAGGAACAATCTAAGCGGTCGGAGGGTCGTTCTGAACTCCCTATCGAAAGCGGCTTCCCGATCGAGCGAGTGAACGAGATTGCCGAAAAGGAGGGTCGGGCGAAGCAGTGGTACCGCCCCATCTACACAATGCACAAGTGGTGGGCACGCAGGCCGGGGTGTCTTTTCCGCGCGATTACGCTCTATTCACTTCTCGACGACGAGACGACGATCGACGACGTTGACGTGTACGAACCGGGCGAAAATCAGACGCTCGGCAGCAATGGATTGAGCAATGACGATCTCGTCGACGCTATTCGCGAGGTTTCGATGGACGATCCGGAATCACTGTGGGACTTCTATCCGAAGGACGTCCGAATCAAAGACAAGAAGATTCTCGATCCGTTTATGGGTGGTGGGACTTCACTTGTAGAGGCTTCTCGCTTCGGCGTCGACTCTGTCGGGGTCGATCTGAACCCTGTGGCATGGTTCGTTACGAAGAAGCAACTCGAGGCCGGCCAGACTGACGTCGAGGAACTTGAGGAGGCGTTCGAGCAAGTCAAAGAAGACGTCGCTGACGAAATCACCCAATACTATAGGACTCCGTGTCCGAACTGCGACGGTGAGCACGACGCGGACGTGATGTACAATTTCTGGGTGAAGGAACTGGATTGTGTCTCCTGTGGTCATACCGTTCCACTATTCAAAGACTACCGCGTCGCTGCTGGTCGGTTCGAAAACGACGACAAGCACAACGTCCTCTGTCCTGGCTGTGGGGCAGTGACGCTCGTCGACGACTGGCAAGAAGAAAGCGAGTGCGACAAGTGTGACCATGAGTTCGTTCCCAAGGAAGGAAACGTATCTCGAGGAGGCTATTATAATTGTCCCGAATGTGGACAGAAAGAGTCGATCACTGACGGCATTGCCGAACAGGGTGGGTACGACCTGCGCCTCTATGCGGTCGAATACTACTGTAAAGAGTGTGACCAGCAGGAGTTAGAGAAGAGCTCGTACAAAGGCTATAAAAAGGCAGAAGCCGCCGACAAGCAACTGTTCGAAGAGGCGAAACGTGAGTGGGAAACGCGAACGGATCTCCATGAATATGTGCCTGATGAAGAGATTGCTAAAGGTGCTATCACGGCGGCGTCATCAGTGAGCGGGAACGACGTATTTCAGCATAACCTCAAAGATTGGACAGATATGTTTAATTCGAGGCAGTTGTTGTCACTTTCGAAACTTCTCAACCGTATCGATGATGAGAAAAGTCGTGATATAAGAGAGTATCTATTGCTAACATTTACAGAAAGTTTGAATTACAATACGTTGATGACGTCCTATAACCCTGGGAAGAATCTTATTGCCAATATATTTAACACAAATTCTTTCGATGCGCCACAACGACCTATTGAAAACAATTTGTGGGGTACCAAGCATGGGTCCGGTTCGTTTGCCGCTATGTGGGATATGACCATTCGCGGAGTTGAGTACGCTAATTCCCCGACTGAACGTCATATCGACAATGGCGAAAACAATGAAACACCTGCGTTCGCACAACCGATTGGTTTAAATTCTGAGGTTTATCAGGATGACATGCGGAACATAACCGCAGAGGACGAATACGACGCGGTGATCACCGACCCTCCATACTACGATAATATTATCTACTCAGAAGTTGCTGACTACTTCTACGTCTGGCAAAAAATCCTTCTTAAGGACGAATATCCTGGCTTTGATGAAGACAAAACCCCACGTGCGGAATCCATCGTGACGAACCCCTATCTCGACAAGACCGCGGAGGACTTCGAACACGAGATGGGCGAAGCACTTGCCGTTATCCGACAAGCCCTGAAAGACGACGGCATCCTCGCGTTCACCTATCACCACAGCGACGAGGAATCCTGGGGCGAGTTACTTGAGTCGCTCTGTGAGAACGACTTCGAGATCACGGCGACGTATCCGATCAATTCTGATCTGAACAAGTTCATCGGTGGTGAAGCTGTTTCCTTCGACATCGTCATCGTCGCTCGTCCTGTCGAGGACCATCGACCGATCTCATGGAACTCTCTCCGCCGACGTATCGTCAGAACGGCTGCCGAAACTCGAGAAACGCTCGAGGAGAGTCGTGATCTCGCAGCTGGGGACATTGGTGTCATCGAGATGGGGAAGTGTTTCCAGGAGTACTCCAAACATCATGGCGAGGTTCATCGTGGGAGCGATATTATGACCGCCAAGGAGGTCGTCCAGAAAATCTACGGGATTATTCAGGACAACACCCGTGGCGAACAGGCCGTCTACCTCGATCTCCTCGAGGCGTACAACCCGTCCTACGACGACCTAAACAAGCATCTCAAACACTCCGATGCCGCCGAAGAGACGATGAAAGAGATGCACCTCTTCCGAACCGAGGGCAATGATTTCGTCCTGTGTGACTGGGCCGACGAAAAGCGCCAGGCCTACGTCCAGAGCAAGGTCCAGGAGGACAACGGTGATCTGACCGCTCTCGATAAGGCACACTTCCTCCGGTATCGCTTCGAACAAGACAAATCGACGAGTGAATATCTCGAGCAGTGGGATACCGACGAACTTCAGGACGTCTGTGAGGGTCTCGCCGAGGCTACGGGTGACGACACATACCTGAAGATGCTCGGTGTCGATACGTCGCTGCTCGAGTTTGCTGAGGACTAG
- a CDS encoding DUF262 domain-containing protein, translating into MSETIEDLLADINTDVYLPGLQREFVWSPNQIETLFDSLIRGYPIGVLLKWDIRRARDDYYAYEFIPEYIADDGRVPRSIKNQGFRRNNKGVDDADADSLIIDGQQRLNSLYIALYGSIATYTGGSGRTRDESRYWDEKKLCVNLFGHPQHDRDGLAGDYEFSFRRSDQFADEDEFGYEHRGGTHRYWFPLPDAIADDGLLREQSDLRTLAKDRVRSTTIEADEETREALYDSASLVMDELYHNVMKSELPVETIKKDNHHIKEIFQRINIQGEEPRPYQLMLSKLMSTWPYMEDRPFNPRGKVEDWIEDFKSDFPGYETEIDRDLFMRYSYMLLDDDLAGKTSVNNLSEKDMETLRAKWMGGPEEYSYAPFEWFPRAMGISLESLLAIGFSEYTMGSKSHIALLAKFFYENPSIDHTDPEIRNDIFKFFATLLLLNESHGLLRRTKARTIMSVVSENKGEFSSFPARELFDQLGVSPAREDIERVVDHASYNPNATGSVTFTSRNVAAVLGLLDGIYGDRNISDYEVDHIFPASREDEVSDAVGEDVNIHRLGNLQLLHHRVNNSEKDTQWPLDWFEDISESEQRRYRNDNVYPEDVEMTPENYTEFVEKREQLIKRQLIGRYVSGMEAE; encoded by the coding sequence ATGTCCGAAACGATCGAGGATCTCCTCGCAGACATCAACACTGATGTCTATCTCCCGGGACTCCAGCGTGAGTTCGTCTGGTCACCGAACCAGATCGAAACACTGTTTGATTCGCTCATCCGCGGCTATCCGATTGGTGTTCTTCTTAAGTGGGACATCCGCCGTGCTCGAGACGACTACTACGCATACGAGTTCATCCCGGAATACATTGCTGACGATGGACGCGTTCCCCGGTCAATCAAGAATCAGGGTTTCAGACGGAACAACAAAGGCGTCGATGATGCTGATGCGGACTCACTGATCATCGACGGGCAACAACGCCTGAACTCGCTCTATATTGCCCTGTACGGGAGTATCGCCACATACACAGGCGGAAGCGGACGCACCAGAGACGAGTCCCGGTACTGGGACGAGAAGAAACTCTGCGTGAACCTCTTCGGTCACCCACAGCACGATCGCGACGGCCTCGCCGGCGACTACGAGTTCAGCTTCCGTCGATCCGATCAGTTCGCCGATGAAGACGAATTCGGATACGAACACCGAGGCGGAACTCACCGGTACTGGTTCCCCCTTCCCGACGCCATCGCTGACGACGGACTTCTGCGAGAGCAATCTGACCTACGAACACTTGCGAAGGACCGAGTTCGATCAACGACTATCGAAGCCGATGAGGAGACCCGCGAAGCGCTATACGATTCGGCGTCGCTGGTCATGGACGAGCTTTATCATAACGTAATGAAGAGCGAACTCCCAGTGGAGACGATCAAGAAGGACAATCACCACATCAAGGAGATTTTCCAGCGGATCAATATCCAAGGAGAGGAGCCTCGTCCCTACCAGCTCATGCTGTCGAAGCTGATGAGCACGTGGCCGTACATGGAAGACCGGCCATTCAATCCTCGAGGGAAGGTAGAAGACTGGATTGAGGACTTCAAGAGCGACTTCCCTGGGTACGAGACGGAAATCGATCGGGACTTGTTCATGCGATACTCGTACATGCTCCTCGACGACGATCTCGCCGGAAAGACCTCGGTCAATAACCTTTCCGAGAAGGATATGGAAACGCTCCGAGCGAAGTGGATGGGTGGTCCAGAGGAGTATTCGTACGCTCCCTTCGAGTGGTTCCCTCGAGCGATGGGGATATCACTTGAGAGCCTCCTCGCGATCGGCTTCTCTGAGTACACAATGGGGTCGAAGAGCCATATCGCACTGCTGGCGAAGTTCTTCTACGAGAATCCATCGATAGACCATACTGATCCTGAGATTCGAAATGATATCTTCAAGTTCTTCGCAACGCTGCTGTTGTTGAACGAGAGCCATGGACTCCTGCGGCGAACGAAAGCCCGGACGATCATGTCGGTCGTCTCAGAAAACAAAGGGGAATTCTCGTCATTCCCAGCACGTGAGCTATTCGACCAACTTGGTGTCAGTCCTGCCAGAGAAGACATCGAACGAGTAGTTGACCATGCGAGTTACAATCCGAACGCCACGGGATCAGTGACGTTCACCAGTCGAAACGTTGCTGCAGTACTGGGGCTCCTCGATGGAATCTACGGCGACCGAAACATCAGTGACTACGAGGTCGATCACATCTTCCCTGCCAGCAGAGAAGACGAGGTGAGTGATGCAGTTGGTGAGGATGTCAACATCCATAGACTCGGGAACCTGCAGTTGTTGCACCACCGAGTGAACAACAGTGAGAAGGATACTCAATGGCCGCTCGACTGGTTCGAAGACATTTCTGAGAGTGAGCAGCGACGATATCGCAACGACAACGTGTATCCCGAAGATGTAGAAATGACGCCCGAAAACTACACCGAGTTCGTCGAGAAACGGGAGCAGCTGATCAAGAGACAGTTGATCGGTCGATACGTCAGCGGCATGGAAGCAGAGTAA